One region of Streptomyces sp. CG4 genomic DNA includes:
- a CDS encoding Hsp20/alpha crystallin family protein, translating into MLMRTDPFRELDRLAQQLIGPGTWSRPSPMPMDAYREDDQYVVAFDIPGASADAIDIDVERNMLTVKAERRPVTKSDDVQMELSERPLGVFSRQIVLADTLDTEHIQADYDAGVLTLRIPITERAKPRKIAIGVGSGRKEISG; encoded by the coding sequence ATGTTGATGCGCACTGACCCCTTCCGTGAGCTGGACCGGCTGGCACAGCAGCTGATCGGCCCAGGTACCTGGTCGCGGCCATCCCCGATGCCGATGGACGCCTACCGCGAGGATGACCAGTACGTGGTGGCCTTCGACATCCCCGGCGCCAGCGCGGACGCGATCGACATCGACGTCGAACGCAACATGCTGACCGTCAAGGCCGAACGGCGGCCCGTGACGAAGTCCGACGACGTGCAGATGGAGCTGTCGGAACGGCCCCTTGGCGTCTTCTCCCGCCAGATCGTGCTCGCCGACACGCTGGACACCGAGCACATCCAGGCCGACTACGACGCAGGCGTGCTCACCCTGCGCATCCCGATCACCGAGCGCGCCAAGCCCCGCAAGATCGCCATCGGCGTGGGATCCGGCCGCAAGGAGATCTCCGGCTGA
- a CDS encoding DUF2267 domain-containing protein → MMTDQHTPLQHSYGRAYEQMLEKVRYEGAYPTREKAEEAVRLVLAGLGRQLTGDERVDLAARLPFEAARILTTQIPDTQPLGGWAFVKDLAARTGASLATTRWDTGSVFSAVAAYAGPDLTTRILHQLPSGYALLFGRAELTPAA, encoded by the coding sequence GTGATGACCGACCAGCACACGCCGCTCCAGCACTCCTACGGGAGGGCGTACGAGCAGATGCTGGAAAAGGTCCGCTACGAGGGCGCCTACCCCACCCGCGAGAAGGCCGAGGAAGCCGTCCGCCTCGTCCTCGCCGGACTGGGACGCCAGCTGACCGGCGATGAACGCGTCGACCTCGCCGCCCGTCTCCCCTTCGAAGCCGCACGCATCCTCACCACCCAGATCCCCGACACCCAGCCGCTGGGTGGCTGGGCCTTCGTCAAGGACCTCGCCGCCCGCACCGGCGCCTCCCTGGCCACCACCCGCTGGGACACCGGATCCGTCTTCTCCGCCGTCGCCGCCTACGCCGGCCCCGACCTCACCACCCGCATCCTGCACCAGCTCCCCTCCGGCTACGCGCTGCTGTTCGGCCGCGCCGAACTCACCCCCGCCGCGTAG